A stretch of the Comamonas testosteroni TK102 genome encodes the following:
- a CDS encoding amidase, producing MTAVNPSLPTPADDGLESLVFASAREQAQALADGRVTAVALLEQALARMERHEAQLNAVPVRAVAQARSDALQADAALQRGERRPLLGVPITVKENFDVAGLATTVGNPDFQDNIARQDALAVAALRAAGAVLIGKSNVPHSLADLQSYNTIYGTSRNPWDLQRTPGGSSGGGAAAVAAGYVALELGTDIGGSVRIPAHFNGIFGHKTSYGLISMRGAGAPQGRFSARDLSVAGPLARTAQDLELALDLLLNLDPLEAKGWKFTLPPARHRQLRDFRVLVIDAWPGTKPSLSEQLVIDRVLKGLKSEGVTPVLWRDLPAALRPDLGEQHRTYRSLLGASVANPPPLSPAQRKRLAELAADDRSAEAALLRAPSLPHATWLQDNEHRHALRHQWEQLFTHFDVLLSPVAPTPAFAHQHQEPKEERRFPVAYADGMRQLGFRELFNWAGLPVLPGLPATSFPLGLDDDGLPVSAQAVGPYLEDRTTIAFAHAFELAHGGFVAPPLHSLEVVA from the coding sequence ATGACAGCCGTGAATCCGTCCCTTCCCACGCCGGCCGATGACGGGCTTGAATCCCTGGTCTTTGCCAGTGCACGCGAGCAGGCCCAGGCCCTGGCCGACGGCCGGGTCACGGCCGTGGCGCTGCTGGAGCAGGCGCTGGCGCGCATGGAGCGTCATGAGGCACAACTCAATGCAGTGCCCGTGCGCGCCGTGGCCCAGGCTCGCAGCGATGCGCTGCAGGCCGATGCCGCCTTGCAGCGCGGCGAGCGCAGACCGTTGCTGGGCGTGCCCATCACGGTCAAGGAGAACTTCGACGTGGCCGGCCTAGCCACCACCGTGGGCAACCCCGACTTCCAGGACAATATCGCGCGCCAGGATGCTTTGGCCGTGGCTGCGCTGCGCGCGGCGGGAGCCGTGCTCATCGGCAAGAGCAATGTGCCGCATTCCCTGGCTGATCTGCAAAGCTACAACACCATCTACGGCACCAGCCGCAATCCCTGGGATCTGCAGCGTACGCCGGGCGGATCTTCGGGTGGCGGCGCGGCTGCCGTGGCTGCAGGCTATGTGGCTCTCGAGCTGGGCACCGACATAGGTGGCTCGGTACGCATACCCGCGCATTTCAACGGCATCTTCGGGCACAAGACCAGCTATGGGCTGATCTCCATGCGCGGAGCCGGAGCGCCCCAGGGGCGCTTCAGTGCACGTGATCTGTCGGTGGCCGGGCCGCTGGCGCGCACCGCACAGGATCTGGAACTGGCACTGGACCTGTTGCTGAACCTTGACCCGCTGGAGGCCAAGGGCTGGAAATTCACACTGCCACCGGCGCGCCACCGGCAGCTCAGGGATTTCCGCGTACTGGTGATCGATGCCTGGCCCGGGACCAAGCCCAGCCTTTCCGAGCAGCTCGTCATAGACCGCGTACTCAAAGGACTGAAATCTGAGGGTGTGACGCCGGTGCTGTGGCGCGATCTTCCGGCGGCACTGCGCCCCGACCTCGGGGAGCAGCACCGCACCTATCGCAGCCTGCTGGGCGCGTCGGTGGCGAATCCGCCGCCGCTGTCGCCGGCCCAGCGCAAGCGCCTGGCCGAGTTGGCGGCGGATGATCGCAGCGCCGAGGCGGCCTTGCTGCGAGCGCCCAGCCTGCCGCATGCGACTTGGCTGCAGGACAACGAGCACCGCCATGCCCTGCGCCATCAGTGGGAGCAGCTGTTCACCCACTTCGATGTGCTGCTCAGCCCCGTCGCCCCCACGCCGGCCTTTGCGCACCAGCACCAGGAGCCCAAGGAGGAGCGCCGCTTTCCGGTGGCGTATGCCGACGGCATGCGCCAGCTGGGGTTTCGCGAGCTCTTCAACTGGGCGGGACTGCCCGTACTGCCCGGCTTGCCGGCGACCAGTTTCCCGCTGGGCCTGGACGACGACGGGCTGCCCGTCAGCGCACAGGCCGTGGGTCCGTATCTCGAGGACCGCACCACGATCGCTTTTGCCCATGCGTTCGAGCTCGCGCATGGCGGCTTTGTGGCACCGCCGCTCCACAGCCTGGAGGTCGTGGCATGA
- a CDS encoding ABC transporter substrate-binding protein: MSSTHSTAAQPQSLWYTRCPVPSPLGIAAQQGWLQSAFAELGIGVESIFDSKDRSVRESHFDHHLSWSFRQGGNIPPIWARAKGRDTRLVAITWTDEFQALITLPGRGIHAPEQLAGRRFGVPARVNDLIDFHRATALKGLVSGLSLAGLRHRDVELVDLVIEESIIQEQGTPSLFGLRRRHPYFREVEALVRGEVDAIFVKGAEGVLVANLIGAQIVSEFGSHPDPRVRINNGTPRTLTVDAALAGQRPDLVVELLRVVQRAGRWAEAHPDETLRFVAREIATSEEAILASNGPDVHRHLDISLKPELIDAIGYFKDFLLEWGFLAADFSLADWVDQRPLAALLAQQSAAAEWPEAAVSA; encoded by the coding sequence ATGAGTTCCACCCACAGCACGGCGGCTCAGCCGCAATCCCTCTGGTATACCCGCTGCCCCGTGCCGTCCCCGCTGGGGATTGCCGCGCAGCAAGGCTGGCTGCAGTCGGCCTTTGCTGAGCTGGGCATTGGTGTGGAGTCGATTTTCGACTCCAAGGACCGCAGCGTGCGAGAAAGCCATTTCGACCATCATCTGTCATGGTCCTTCCGGCAGGGCGGCAATATTCCCCCGATCTGGGCGCGCGCCAAAGGGCGCGATACCCGGCTCGTCGCCATCACCTGGACCGACGAATTCCAGGCACTGATCACGTTGCCTGGTCGCGGCATTCATGCGCCCGAGCAACTGGCCGGCAGGCGCTTTGGCGTACCAGCCCGCGTCAATGACCTGATCGACTTCCACCGCGCGACGGCACTCAAGGGGCTGGTCTCCGGCCTGTCGCTGGCTGGCCTCCGCCATCGCGATGTGGAGCTGGTCGACCTGGTGATCGAGGAGTCCATCATCCAGGAGCAGGGTACGCCCAGCCTGTTCGGTCTGCGTCGCCGCCACCCTTATTTCCGCGAAGTCGAGGCCCTGGTGCGCGGCGAAGTGGATGCGATCTTTGTCAAAGGTGCCGAAGGGGTGTTGGTGGCCAATCTGATTGGCGCCCAGATTGTCAGCGAGTTCGGCTCTCACCCCGACCCGCGTGTGCGCATCAACAATGGCACGCCACGTACGCTGACCGTGGATGCAGCCCTGGCCGGGCAACGCCCCGACCTGGTGGTGGAACTGCTGCGCGTGGTGCAGCGCGCAGGCCGCTGGGCCGAAGCCCATCCCGACGAGACGCTGCGCTTTGTAGCAAGGGAGATCGCCACCAGCGAGGAGGCGATCCTGGCTTCCAATGGGCCCGATGTGCACCGCCATCTGGACATCAGCCTGAAGCCAGAGCTGATTGATGCCATCGGCTATTTCAAGGACTTTCTGCTCGAGTGGGGATTTCTTGCAGCTGACTTTTCCCTCGCAGACTGGGTGGACCAGAGGCCGTTGGCCGCCTTGCTCGCCCAGCAGTCCGCTGCTGCCGAGTGGCCCGAGGCGGCAGTCAGCGCATGA
- a CDS encoding acyl-CoA dehydrogenase family protein, with translation MSEIVQMERGHLSPAQARGAAPLGVTALQAPELVARAAALAVQLAALAAAHDSSGASPAPQFALLHEADLLRLTIAKEAGGHGAGLATARAVVGAVAQGDPAVALILSMHYSMHAAIARSQQAGSGEWSAALATELIAASLQGPALLNAAQVEPELGSPSHGGLPAARARRVQGGWQLSGHKIYVTGGPLLAWISVLAVTDEDKPRLGSFVLPRGTPGSRLVETWDPMGMRATVSQDLLLEEAWVPDHHAVGLRPAAQGLQREAHGIAWYFSLVASVYDGAARAARDWLADFLNHRRPSALGGASLASLPTVQEKFGEIEVLLQASDCLLDSHARAYDAGSAPDGLAAVAKHVAVENAVRAATLALELAGNHGLARRNPLERHLRNVLCSQIHSPPNNLIRSNAGRAGLQRR, from the coding sequence ATGAGCGAAATTGTGCAAATGGAGCGTGGGCATCTCTCGCCTGCCCAGGCCAGGGGCGCAGCACCGCTTGGCGTGACCGCGCTGCAGGCGCCGGAGCTGGTGGCCAGGGCCGCAGCGCTGGCCGTGCAACTGGCCGCGCTGGCCGCTGCTCACGATAGCAGCGGCGCATCGCCCGCGCCGCAGTTTGCGTTGTTGCACGAGGCCGACCTGCTGCGCCTGACGATTGCGAAAGAGGCTGGCGGCCATGGTGCGGGGCTGGCGACGGCACGCGCCGTGGTCGGAGCCGTGGCCCAGGGCGATCCTGCGGTGGCGCTGATTCTGTCCATGCACTACAGCATGCATGCGGCGATAGCGCGCTCCCAGCAGGCGGGTTCGGGGGAATGGTCTGCGGCACTGGCGACCGAGCTGATTGCTGCCAGTCTGCAAGGGCCTGCGCTGCTCAATGCAGCCCAGGTGGAACCTGAGCTGGGCTCGCCCTCCCATGGCGGTTTGCCTGCGGCAAGGGCCCGGCGTGTGCAAGGGGGCTGGCAGCTCAGCGGGCACAAGATCTATGTCACGGGCGGGCCGTTGCTGGCATGGATCAGCGTGCTGGCGGTGACCGACGAGGACAAGCCGCGCCTGGGCAGCTTTGTGCTGCCGCGCGGCACGCCGGGCTCGCGTCTGGTCGAGACCTGGGACCCCATGGGCATGCGTGCCACGGTCAGCCAGGATTTGCTGCTGGAAGAGGCCTGGGTGCCCGACCACCATGCGGTGGGCCTGCGCCCGGCCGCTCAGGGCCTGCAGCGCGAGGCGCATGGTATTGCCTGGTATTTCAGTCTGGTGGCCAGTGTCTACGATGGCGCGGCGCGCGCTGCACGCGACTGGCTGGCCGACTTTCTCAATCACCGGCGCCCCAGTGCACTGGGCGGTGCGTCCCTGGCTTCGCTGCCCACGGTGCAGGAGAAGTTTGGCGAGATCGAAGTGCTGCTGCAGGCCAGTGACTGCCTGCTGGACAGCCACGCACGCGCCTATGACGCGGGCTCTGCTCCCGACGGGCTGGCGGCAGTGGCCAAGCATGTCGCCGTGGAAAACGCCGTGCGTGCCGCCACGCTGGCTCTGGAGTTGGCCGGCAACCACGGTCTGGCGCGTCGCAATCCGCTGGAGCGCCATCTGCGCAATGTGCTTTGCAGCCAGATCCATTCACCGCCCAACAACCTGATTCGCAGCAATGCCGGCCGCGCAGGCCTGCAGCGCCGCTAG
- a CDS encoding NAD(P)H-binding protein, producing the protein MNKRAEPRVLVSGASGRLGQLLVPRLLARHARVRVLVRCAATARSLWGDAVEIAEASFDEQASLCEATTGVDSLFLLSPIGPALAAQQSRVIEAAQAAGLTHIVKLSGSDWTIKPSGLSLSGDAHGHVEQFLQGSGISHVVLRPNAWMQVGLSRVAGDLREGDAIRCQHIGAAVSYIDARDIADVAVQALLNQRLVRQMRERAPGPWVLTGGHAVGAQQLAQIASHHLSRQIRVEAPLPALAQDPFIARVHGQFFALMSEGHAAAVTDTVRLVLGREPRNVADFLAEQLRAVPIAPLS; encoded by the coding sequence ATGAACAAGAGAGCAGAACCCAGAGTTCTGGTCAGCGGTGCCAGTGGGCGGCTGGGGCAGTTGCTGGTGCCGCGTTTGCTGGCACGCCATGCGCGTGTGCGCGTGCTGGTGCGCTGCGCCGCCACGGCACGCTCGCTATGGGGTGATGCGGTGGAGATTGCAGAAGCCAGCTTCGATGAGCAGGCCTCCTTGTGCGAGGCCACGACCGGGGTGGACAGCCTGTTCCTGCTTTCGCCCATAGGCCCCGCGCTGGCCGCGCAGCAGTCGCGCGTGATCGAGGCCGCGCAGGCCGCCGGTCTGACTCATATCGTCAAGCTTTCGGGTTCGGACTGGACGATAAAGCCTTCTGGTCTCTCGCTGTCGGGCGATGCCCATGGCCATGTTGAGCAGTTTTTGCAGGGCAGCGGCATCTCGCATGTGGTGCTGCGCCCCAATGCCTGGATGCAGGTGGGCCTGAGCCGGGTGGCCGGCGATCTGCGCGAGGGCGATGCGATCCGCTGCCAGCATATCGGCGCCGCTGTGTCCTATATCGATGCCAGGGACATTGCCGACGTGGCCGTGCAGGCGCTGCTCAATCAGAGGCTGGTGCGCCAAATGCGCGAGCGCGCGCCCGGCCCGTGGGTGCTGACAGGTGGGCATGCGGTGGGCGCGCAGCAACTGGCGCAGATCGCCTCGCACCACCTGTCCCGGCAGATTCGGGTGGAGGCGCCATTGCCTGCGCTTGCGCAAGACCCGTTCATTGCTCGGGTGCATGGCCAGTTCTTTGCTCTGATGAGCGAGGGACATGCGGCCGCGGTGACCGATACCGTCAGACTTGTGCTGGGGCGCGAGCCACGCAACGTGGCGGATTTTCTGGCCGAACAGCTGCGTGCAGTGCCTATCGCTCCATTGTCCTGA
- a CDS encoding DUF2809 domain-containing protein, which translates to MTLLIVAVIAIGLASRRGYVPFPAVLGNYPGDALWAWVVLLCVAWLRPAITCGKLMAWTLVIAFAIEFLQLYQAPWMQALRANKLAYLVLGNGFDPLDLLAYVVGIGVGAMVDQLWQRRQRRLA; encoded by the coding sequence TTGACCCTGCTCATTGTGGCGGTCATCGCCATCGGGCTGGCCTCGCGCCGGGGCTACGTGCCCTTTCCCGCCGTGCTGGGCAACTATCCGGGCGATGCGCTCTGGGCCTGGGTGGTGCTGCTGTGCGTGGCCTGGCTGCGGCCGGCCATCACGTGCGGCAAGCTCATGGCCTGGACCCTGGTCATCGCCTTTGCCATCGAGTTTCTGCAGCTCTATCAGGCCCCCTGGATGCAGGCCCTGCGCGCCAACAAGCTGGCCTATCTGGTTCTGGGCAATGGCTTCGATCCCCTGGATCTGCTGGCCTATGTCGTGGGAATCGGTGTGGGCGCCATGGTGGACCAGCTCTGGCAGAGGCGGCAGCGTCGCCTCGCCTGA
- a CDS encoding Bug family tripartite tricarboxylate transporter substrate binding protein, producing the protein MKFEEAARTEAVQNAVFISGTRRRPLLLAALAAVVAAPLTQALAQGGNWPTKPITFVVPQAPGGANDVIARAVAQGLENSLGQPVIVENRAGANGNLGTGQVARSAADGYTFLVTAQSAYTINPALYSRVPFDPIKDFTPVMQLAVAPYLLVVNPNFPAKNLDELVAYAKAHPGKVEYASAGNGTLNHLLGEMLKKQKNVSLLHVPYKGASAAATDVVAGQLPVTFGSFPGVMPFVSSGKLRVLGVASDRPTSLAPEIPVLGKGLAVISWYGLFAPAGTPQPVVDKLHQAVQTVLARPEMAERLKTLGAERVESTPQSFKAMLPAELAYWKQVVKDSGAHID; encoded by the coding sequence ATGAAGTTTGAAGAAGCTGCGCGCACCGAGGCTGTGCAAAACGCTGTTTTTATCTCCGGAACCCGACGTCGCCCGCTACTGCTGGCGGCACTGGCTGCCGTGGTGGCCGCTCCTCTGACGCAAGCATTGGCGCAGGGCGGCAACTGGCCCACCAAGCCGATTACCTTTGTCGTGCCCCAGGCACCGGGCGGTGCCAACGATGTGATTGCGCGAGCCGTGGCGCAGGGGTTGGAGAATTCGCTGGGCCAGCCCGTCATCGTGGAAAACCGCGCCGGTGCCAACGGCAATCTGGGCACGGGCCAGGTGGCGCGCAGCGCGGCCGACGGCTACACCTTTCTGGTGACGGCGCAAAGCGCCTACACCATCAATCCGGCGCTTTATTCCAGGGTGCCGTTCGATCCCATCAAGGATTTCACTCCCGTGATGCAGCTGGCCGTCGCGCCTTATCTGCTGGTGGTGAATCCGAACTTTCCGGCCAAAAATCTGGACGAACTGGTGGCCTATGCCAAGGCGCATCCAGGCAAGGTGGAATACGCTTCTGCCGGCAATGGCACGCTCAACCATCTGTTGGGCGAGATGCTGAAAAAGCAGAAGAACGTGAGCCTGCTGCATGTGCCTTACAAGGGGGCGTCGGCAGCCGCCACCGATGTGGTGGCCGGCCAGTTGCCGGTGACCTTTGGCAGCTTTCCCGGCGTGATGCCTTTTGTCAGCAGTGGCAAGCTGCGCGTGCTGGGCGTGGCGTCCGACAGGCCGACATCGCTGGCACCCGAGATACCCGTGCTGGGCAAGGGCCTGGCCGTGATCAGCTGGTACGGCTTGTTTGCACCGGCCGGTACGCCGCAGCCGGTGGTGGACAAGCTCCATCAGGCAGTGCAGACCGTGCTGGCCAGGCCCGAGATGGCAGAGCGCCTCAAGACTCTGGGCGCCGAGCGCGTGGAGTCCACGCCGCAAAGCTTCAAGGCCATGCTGCCGGCCGAGCTGGCGTACTGGAAGCAGGTGGTCAAGGACTCCGGCGCGCATATCGACTGA
- a CDS encoding ABC transporter substrate-binding protein, giving the protein MSADIDSSPASRRSFVLAAAASGLSSIVPSVGWAQQEKPQKGGTLTLLLFPEPPTLTTIAHTAGSSVTISGKVTEGLLTYDFNLNPQPQLAVSWTISPDGLLYSFKLRQGVKWHDGKPFTSADVAHSIALLKEFHPRGRATFASVSEVQTPDAHTVVLKLSKPIPYLITALAASESPMVPKHLYSTGRADANPANNAPVGTGPFVFKEWVRGSHVIYERNPHYWDGDKPYIDRLIVRFIPDAAARTAAIESGQVQIAPSSPVPFSEVDRLRTKPGLSFETRGYEYINTVYRLEFNLEHEALKDLRVRQAIAHAIQRENLLKVAWYGQGRLTSGPVHPALKKFYVPDLPLLPHDLRAAEKLLDDAGLRRGKAGGNWRIRLHLTPIPNEGGQRTADFLKQALGRIGIDVQINGQDFATYIKRVYTDRAFDLHVSAMSNTFDPTVGIQRLYWSKNFKRGLPFSNGAHYVSPEVDRLLESAAVEVNEPQRIRDIAEFQKRIALDLPDITLVAPHIYTIVDKRVRNHTVGADGVAGNLASVWLAAS; this is encoded by the coding sequence ATGTCCGCTGATATCGACTCTTCTCCGGCCTCGCGCCGCAGCTTTGTGCTGGCCGCCGCAGCCTCCGGCCTGTCCTCCATCGTTCCCTCGGTCGGCTGGGCCCAGCAGGAAAAGCCGCAAAAAGGCGGCACGCTGACGCTGCTGCTGTTTCCCGAGCCGCCGACATTGACCACGATTGCACATACGGCGGGTTCGTCAGTGACGATCTCGGGCAAGGTCACCGAGGGCTTGCTGACCTATGACTTCAACCTCAACCCCCAGCCCCAGTTGGCGGTGTCGTGGACCATCAGTCCCGATGGCCTGCTCTACAGCTTCAAGCTGCGCCAGGGTGTGAAATGGCATGACGGCAAGCCGTTCACGTCGGCCGACGTGGCGCATTCCATCGCCTTGCTCAAGGAGTTCCATCCGCGTGGTCGCGCCACTTTTGCCAGCGTCTCAGAGGTCCAGACACCCGATGCGCACACCGTGGTGCTCAAGCTAAGCAAGCCGATTCCCTATCTGATCACGGCGCTGGCGGCCTCGGAATCGCCCATGGTGCCCAAGCATCTGTATTCCACGGGGCGTGCCGATGCCAATCCGGCCAACAATGCACCGGTGGGGACCGGGCCTTTCGTGTTCAAGGAATGGGTGCGCGGCAGCCATGTGATTTACGAGCGCAACCCCCATTACTGGGATGGCGACAAACCGTATATCGACCGGCTGATCGTACGCTTCATTCCCGATGCAGCGGCACGCACGGCAGCGATCGAAAGCGGGCAGGTGCAGATCGCTCCGAGTTCGCCGGTGCCCTTCTCCGAAGTCGATCGCCTGCGCACCAAGCCCGGCCTGAGCTTCGAGACCCGGGGTTATGAATACATCAACACCGTCTATCGTCTGGAGTTCAACCTGGAGCACGAGGCCTTGAAGGATCTGCGCGTGCGCCAGGCCATTGCCCACGCGATCCAGCGCGAAAACCTGCTCAAGGTCGCCTGGTACGGCCAGGGGCGGCTGACCTCGGGGCCGGTCCATCCCGCCCTCAAGAAATTCTATGTGCCCGACCTTCCCCTGCTGCCCCATGACCTCAGGGCTGCCGAAAAGCTGCTGGACGATGCCGGGCTGCGGCGCGGCAAGGCTGGTGGCAATTGGCGCATCAGGCTGCATCTGACGCCGATTCCCAACGAGGGCGGCCAGCGTACGGCAGATTTTCTCAAGCAGGCCCTGGGGCGCATAGGCATTGACGTGCAGATCAACGGCCAAGACTTCGCCACTTACATCAAGCGCGTCTACACCGATCGTGCTTTCGATCTGCATGTCAGCGCCATGAGCAACACCTTCGACCCTACCGTGGGCATACAGCGGCTGTACTGGTCAAAGAACTTCAAGCGCGGCCTTCCTTTCTCCAATGGAGCCCACTATGTCAGCCCCGAGGTGGACCGCTTGCTGGAGTCCGCAGCCGTCGAGGTCAACGAGCCGCAGCGCATCCGCGATATCGCCGAGTTCCAGAAGCGCATCGCCCTCGATCTGCCGGACATCACTCTGGTCGCGCCGCATATCTACACCATCGTCGACAAGCGTGTGCGTAACCACACGGTGGGCGCCGACGGCGTGGCCGGAAATCTGGCAAGCGTGTGGCTGGCGGCATCCTGA
- a CDS encoding Hsp70 family protein yields the protein MNLPSPLYVIGIDLGTSHTVVASVALDGATSDIALLDIPQRSTAGEVVAQPLLPSVRYQAAKGELGEAWRQPWSPQGADAAAPAVIGRWARDLGAAVPGRLVASAKSWLSHTGVDRTAAILPWGAGEDVAKISPLAASSSYLAHVRAAWDQAHPEAPLHQQSVVLTVPASFDEGARALTLEAAQMAGLPHVQLLEEPKAAFHDWLVLQGDELAAQLADSRLVLVVDVGGGTTDLTLIRVDASADGGLPTLTRTAVGEHLMLGGDNMDLALAHQLETAFAAKAGEQNQRLSAQRFAQLVQRCRMAKEQLLAQNAPEQIGITLLGGGSRLLAATQSVTLTREQVRQSVVDGFLPVVQISDMPARRQGALRGFGLPYPADAAISRHLAQFLVQHASGGLPDTVLLNGGVFHAHAMVQRLTELLGRWRGSPVRVLHNPHPDWAVARGAAAYGLARHQAELVAAQIAAPNRPEARAGQASAVVKPVVPRIGGGSARSYWLLLPGKKGEAPQGLCLLPRGTEEGVRMVLSGRRFALKLGQAVRFNLLANSQSHVPAQAGKIAALAGDGWVELPPLATVLPAPEGRAAAQVEVQLQACMSEVGTLEVRCVAVQDAGRSWLLPFAVRGAAASETIADNEDAQSAEGQKQSDSLLARLPEAVALMDRIFGTQAQAVTTREVRQLRQLLERILGPREGWELGLLRALFDALLARARRRRRTADHERVWFNLAGWCLRPGVGAELDGWRIDQVWALYGQGLGHAKEAANWTEWWVFWRRVAAGLNEARQMELLEDVAGHMQKAVQQNTRGKSSHGSYDDMLRLFAAMEAVPWQYRQEMGQWMLQRLRREDETVQTWWAIGRLAARQSLAANAHLVMPPEAALEFLNATLAQDWRRNETAMFAAVQMARMTGDRARDLPDAIRAQVLEKMRNSGAPERWMTMVEQVVQMEAEDHKRSLGDSLPPGLVLL from the coding sequence ATGAATTTACCGTCTCCCCTCTATGTCATCGGCATCGACCTGGGCACCAGTCACACGGTCGTGGCAAGCGTTGCGCTGGACGGTGCGACAAGCGATATCGCACTGCTCGACATTCCCCAGCGCAGCACGGCAGGCGAGGTCGTGGCCCAGCCGCTGTTGCCTTCGGTGCGCTACCAGGCGGCAAAGGGCGAGCTGGGCGAGGCCTGGCGGCAGCCCTGGTCGCCGCAGGGCGCAGATGCAGCGGCGCCTGCCGTCATCGGCCGCTGGGCGCGAGATCTGGGAGCAGCCGTGCCGGGGCGGCTGGTGGCCAGTGCCAAAAGCTGGCTCTCGCATACCGGTGTGGATCGCACGGCCGCCATCCTGCCCTGGGGGGCCGGCGAGGACGTGGCCAAGATATCGCCGCTGGCGGCCTCAAGCTCCTACCTGGCCCATGTGCGAGCAGCATGGGACCAAGCGCATCCCGAAGCGCCGCTGCACCAGCAAAGCGTGGTGCTGACGGTGCCTGCTTCATTTGACGAGGGCGCACGTGCGCTGACGCTGGAGGCCGCACAGATGGCGGGTCTGCCGCACGTGCAGCTGCTGGAGGAACCCAAGGCCGCGTTTCACGACTGGCTGGTGCTGCAGGGCGATGAGCTGGCCGCGCAACTGGCGGACAGCCGGCTGGTACTGGTGGTGGACGTGGGCGGGGGAACTACCGATCTGACGCTGATCCGCGTGGATGCATCGGCCGACGGCGGCCTGCCCACGCTGACGCGCACGGCCGTCGGCGAGCACCTGATGCTGGGCGGCGACAACATGGATCTGGCGCTGGCCCATCAGCTTGAGACGGCGTTTGCGGCCAAGGCCGGAGAGCAAAACCAGAGACTGTCCGCACAGCGCTTTGCCCAGCTGGTGCAGCGCTGCCGCATGGCCAAGGAGCAGTTGCTGGCGCAGAACGCGCCAGAGCAGATCGGCATTACCTTGCTGGGGGGCGGAAGCAGGCTGCTGGCAGCGACTCAAAGCGTCACGCTGACCCGCGAGCAGGTGCGGCAGTCGGTGGTCGACGGCTTTTTGCCGGTCGTTCAGATCAGCGATATGCCCGCCAGGCGGCAGGGTGCGCTGCGCGGCTTTGGTCTGCCCTATCCAGCCGATGCGGCCATCAGCCGTCATCTGGCGCAATTTCTCGTCCAGCATGCAAGCGGGGGGCTGCCCGATACCGTGTTGCTCAACGGCGGCGTGTTCCATGCCCATGCCATGGTGCAGCGTCTGACGGAACTGCTTGGCCGATGGCGCGGCAGCCCGGTGCGCGTGCTGCACAACCCGCACCCGGACTGGGCCGTGGCGCGCGGTGCGGCGGCCTATGGGCTGGCGCGCCATCAGGCCGAGCTGGTGGCGGCTCAGATTGCTGCACCCAACCGGCCTGAAGCACGGGCCGGGCAAGCGTCAGCAGTGGTCAAACCCGTGGTGCCGCGCATTGGCGGCGGTTCGGCGCGCAGCTACTGGCTGCTGCTGCCGGGCAAGAAGGGCGAGGCTCCGCAAGGCCTGTGCCTGCTGCCGCGCGGTACGGAAGAGGGCGTGCGCATGGTGCTCTCGGGCCGGCGCTTTGCGCTCAAGCTGGGCCAGGCCGTGCGCTTCAATTTGCTGGCCAACAGCCAGAGCCATGTACCTGCGCAGGCCGGCAAGATTGCAGCGCTGGCCGGCGATGGCTGGGTGGAGCTTCCGCCCCTGGCCACGGTGCTGCCCGCGCCCGAAGGCCGGGCTGCTGCCCAGGTCGAGGTGCAGCTGCAAGCCTGCATGAGCGAGGTCGGCACGCTGGAAGTGCGCTGCGTGGCCGTGCAGGACGCGGGCCGGTCCTGGTTGCTGCCATTCGCCGTGCGCGGTGCAGCGGCTTCTGAAACCATCGCTGACAACGAAGATGCACAAAGCGCTGAGGGCCAGAAGCAATCAGATTCCTTGCTGGCCAGGCTACCCGAAGCCGTGGCCCTGATGGACCGCATCTTCGGCACGCAGGCGCAGGCGGTGACGACCCGGGAAGTGCGCCAGCTGCGCCAGTTGCTCGAAAGAATCCTCGGCCCGCGCGAGGGCTGGGAGCTGGGCCTGCTGCGAGCCCTGTTCGATGCGCTGCTGGCCCGTGCCAGGCGCCGCCGCCGCACGGCCGACCATGAGCGCGTCTGGTTCAACCTTGCAGGCTGGTGCCTGCGCCCAGGCGTGGGGGCGGAACTCGATGGCTGGCGCATAGACCAGGTCTGGGCCTTGTATGGCCAGGGCCTGGGTCATGCCAAAGAGGCCGCCAACTGGACGGAGTGGTGGGTGTTCTGGCGCCGCGTGGCTGCGGGTCTGAACGAGGCCCGGCAGATGGAGCTGCTCGAAGACGTGGCCGGCCATATGCAGAAGGCCGTGCAACAGAACACGCGCGGCAAATCCAGCCATGGCAGCTATGACGACATGCTGCGGCTGTTCGCGGCCATGGAGGCCGTGCCCTGGCAGTACCGCCAGGAAATGGGGCAGTGGATGCTGCAGCGACTCAGGCGCGAGGATGAAACCGTGCAGACCTGGTGGGCCATAGGCCGCCTCGCGGCACGCCAGTCGCTGGCCGCGAACGCCCATCTGGTGATGCCGCCCGAGGCGGCGCTGGAGTTCCTGAACGCCACGCTGGCCCAGGACTGGCGCAGGAACGAAACCGCGATGTTTGCCGCCGTGCAGATGGCCCGCATGACGGGCGACCGCGCGCGTGACCTGCCCGATGCCATCAGAGCGCAGGTGCTGGAAAAGATGCGCAACAGCGGTGCGCCCGAACGCTGGATGACCATGGTCGAGCAGGTGGTGCAGATGGAGGCCGAGGATCACAAGCGCAGTCTGGGCGACAGCCTGCCGCCGGGCCTGGTGCTGTTGTGA